The Latilactobacillus sakei subsp. sakei DSM 20017 = JCM 1157 genome includes a window with the following:
- a CDS encoding dihydroorotate dehydrogenase electron transfer subunit — MLPLEWLLTIQDQTEIAPGIFELRLSGDLAQEKVQPGQFVDVKIPSDALLLRRPFGIANVDAAHNTITLLYRTVGEGTQILSECSQGTELSVLGPLGGHGYPIDQLKPQQKALIIGGGTGIPPLHELSRQLVAKGVQVQHVFGFANQEAIFYQAEFEKLGPTAYATNDGSYGYKGHVGLLLDAQFADAATTYDAIYACGPKGLLMAVDNRFSAHPNAYISLEERMACGIGACYACVTKLKVDPTIQLKICDDGPVFKTNEVLI, encoded by the coding sequence ATGTTGCCACTAGAATGGCTGTTAACGATTCAAGACCAAACTGAAATTGCGCCTGGTATTTTCGAACTCCGTTTATCAGGTGACTTAGCCCAAGAAAAGGTGCAACCCGGACAATTCGTCGATGTTAAAATTCCTAGCGATGCGCTCCTGTTGAGACGCCCATTTGGGATTGCCAATGTCGATGCCGCACATAACACCATTACCTTACTTTATCGGACGGTTGGCGAAGGGACCCAAATTCTCAGTGAGTGTTCACAGGGAACTGAATTATCCGTCTTAGGCCCATTAGGCGGACACGGCTATCCAATTGATCAACTTAAGCCTCAGCAAAAAGCTTTAATCATCGGTGGGGGAACCGGCATTCCACCGTTACACGAATTATCCAGACAATTAGTCGCTAAAGGCGTTCAAGTCCAACACGTTTTTGGCTTTGCTAATCAAGAGGCCATCTTTTATCAAGCGGAGTTTGAAAAACTAGGGCCAACCGCCTATGCAACTAATGATGGCTCTTACGGTTACAAAGGTCACGTCGGCTTATTACTCGACGCGCAATTTGCAGATGCCGCCACAACCTACGACGCAATCTATGCCTGTGGGCCTAAAGGCTTGTTAATGGCTGTCGATAATCGCTTCAGTGCACATCCAAACGCTTATATCTCATTAGAAGAACGGATGGCCTGCGGAATTGGTGCTTGTTACGCCTGCGTCACGAAACTAAAAGTCGACCCAACAATCCAGCTAAAAATCTGCGATGACGGACCAGTCTTTAAAACAAACGAGGTGTTAATCTAA
- the carB gene encoding carbamoyl-phosphate synthase large subunit gives MPKRTDIRKILVIGSGPIVIGQAAEFDYSGTQACLALKEEGYQVVLINSNPATIMTDKTVADTVYIEPITLDFVTQILRKELPDAILPTLGGQTGLNMALELANCGILAELDIELLGTKLSAIDQAEDRELFKNLMNQLNEPIPESAIAHSLDDAQEFVKQNGFPVIIRPAFTLGGTGGGIAENAGQLKTIVKNGIALSPVGQVLVEQSIAGYKEIEFEVMRDRNDNALVVCNMENFDPVGIHTGDSIVFAPVQTLSDREVQMLRDASLKIIRALKIEGGCNVQLALDPNSERYFIIEVNPRVSRSSALASKATGYPIAKMAAKIAVGLTLDEIYNPITGTTYAQFEPMLDYVVAKIPRWPFDKFNKGDRQLGTQMKATGEVMAIGRNIEESLLKAVRSLEIGTAHLELDGLTSVSDNDLVQRIIHPQDDRLFYLAEALRRGYLIQELAELTKIDLFFLDKISHIVELEEQLRSQKGDVELLEIVKKNGFSDEKIAKTWQITPIQVRQMRQESGIQPVYKMVDTCAAEFESQTPYYYATYEQENESLVSAKPSILVIGSGPIRIGQGVEFDYATVHCVQAIQKAGYEAIIMNSNPETVSTDFSISNKLYFEPLTLEDVLNVVELEKPEGVIVQFGGQTAINLAAPLEENGVKILGTSVANLDRAEDRDLFDQLIQELNIPQPVGKTATNAPDALTIATEIGYPVLIRPSFVLGGRAMEIVHTPEDLTHYMQEAVKVSDEHPVLIDRYLMGKECEVDAICDGQEVLIPGIMEHIERAGVHSGDSMAVYPPQNLTEDQKAAIIDYTTKLCLALDCHGLLNIQFIIQNDEVYVIEVNPRASRTVPFLSKVTQIPMAQLATQLILGSTLAELKSPTGLLPAGPLIHVKAPVFSFSKLTRVDSLLGPEMKSTGEVMGTDVTMQKALYKAFEASGMHLPSHGNVLMTVTNQDKAQALALAKRFREVGYQIIATPGTTQQFKAAGIPVQQVDKINATSGDLLDKIKAGHIQLVINTTGLNEAPQVAKDSIVIRQTAIEHGIPLLTSLDTTDAILTVLESQSLLTKPL, from the coding sequence ATGCCAAAAAGAACCGATATTCGTAAAATTTTAGTCATTGGCTCCGGTCCAATCGTGATTGGTCAAGCTGCCGAATTTGATTACTCAGGAACCCAAGCCTGTCTTGCACTTAAAGAAGAAGGGTACCAAGTGGTGCTCATCAACTCAAACCCTGCGACGATTATGACTGATAAAACAGTTGCTGACACGGTTTATATCGAACCAATCACACTTGATTTTGTGACACAAATTTTAAGAAAAGAACTACCAGATGCGATCTTACCAACACTTGGGGGTCAAACAGGCTTAAACATGGCCTTAGAACTCGCTAATTGTGGGATTCTTGCTGAACTCGATATCGAATTACTCGGGACAAAATTAAGTGCCATCGATCAAGCTGAAGATCGGGAGTTATTCAAGAACTTGATGAACCAACTCAATGAACCCATCCCTGAATCAGCCATTGCGCACTCATTAGATGATGCACAAGAATTTGTAAAGCAAAACGGCTTCCCCGTAATTATTCGCCCTGCCTTCACACTTGGTGGGACAGGCGGTGGGATTGCCGAAAATGCAGGCCAACTCAAAACAATCGTCAAAAACGGGATTGCATTATCCCCAGTTGGTCAAGTCCTTGTTGAACAAAGTATTGCGGGTTACAAAGAAATCGAATTTGAAGTGATGCGTGATCGCAACGACAACGCCTTAGTCGTCTGCAATATGGAAAACTTCGATCCAGTCGGCATCCATACCGGTGATTCAATCGTCTTTGCCCCAGTTCAAACATTAAGTGACCGCGAAGTGCAAATGCTTCGGGACGCTTCATTAAAAATTATCCGGGCCTTGAAGATTGAAGGGGGCTGTAACGTTCAATTAGCCCTTGATCCTAACAGCGAGCGCTACTTCATTATCGAAGTTAATCCTCGGGTGAGTCGCTCATCAGCCTTAGCCTCAAAAGCAACAGGTTATCCGATTGCTAAGATGGCCGCTAAAATTGCGGTTGGTCTAACACTCGACGAAATCTATAACCCAATTACCGGGACTACTTACGCGCAATTCGAACCGATGTTGGATTACGTTGTTGCCAAGATTCCCCGCTGGCCTTTTGATAAGTTCAATAAGGGTGACCGCCAATTAGGCACTCAAATGAAAGCGACTGGCGAAGTTATGGCGATTGGCCGGAACATCGAAGAATCACTCCTAAAAGCCGTTCGCTCACTTGAAATCGGCACAGCCCACCTTGAATTAGACGGTTTAACCAGCGTCAGCGACAACGATCTGGTCCAACGGATTATTCATCCGCAAGATGACCGCCTTTTCTACCTCGCAGAAGCATTACGTCGCGGGTATCTCATTCAGGAATTAGCTGAATTAACGAAGATCGATTTATTCTTCTTAGATAAAATCAGTCACATCGTTGAACTAGAAGAACAACTCCGTAGTCAAAAAGGCGACGTCGAATTACTCGAAATTGTTAAGAAAAACGGCTTTTCAGACGAAAAGATTGCCAAAACATGGCAAATCACGCCAATCCAAGTGCGCCAAATGCGCCAAGAAAGTGGTATTCAACCCGTCTATAAGATGGTCGATACTTGTGCCGCCGAGTTTGAATCACAAACCCCTTATTACTACGCAACCTACGAACAAGAAAATGAAAGTTTAGTTTCAGCTAAACCATCAATCTTAGTTATCGGTTCCGGCCCCATTCGAATCGGTCAAGGGGTTGAATTCGATTACGCAACCGTCCACTGTGTACAAGCCATTCAAAAGGCCGGTTACGAAGCAATCATCATGAATAGTAATCCAGAGACGGTTTCAACTGATTTTTCAATCTCCAACAAGCTTTACTTTGAACCATTAACACTCGAAGATGTTTTAAACGTCGTCGAACTAGAAAAACCAGAAGGCGTTATCGTTCAATTCGGGGGGCAAACAGCGATTAACTTGGCCGCACCACTTGAAGAAAACGGCGTTAAAATCTTAGGGACGAGCGTTGCCAACTTAGACCGCGCTGAAGACCGTGATTTATTCGACCAATTGATTCAAGAATTGAATATTCCCCAACCAGTCGGTAAAACAGCAACCAACGCACCTGATGCGTTAACGATCGCAACAGAGATTGGTTATCCCGTCTTAATTCGGCCTAGTTTCGTCTTAGGTGGCCGGGCAATGGAAATTGTGCATACGCCAGAAGACTTAACTCACTATATGCAAGAAGCCGTTAAGGTCTCAGACGAACACCCAGTCTTAATCGATCGTTACTTAATGGGTAAAGAATGTGAAGTCGATGCTATCTGTGACGGTCAAGAGGTCTTAATTCCAGGTATCATGGAACATATCGAACGGGCCGGTGTCCATTCAGGCGATTCAATGGCCGTTTATCCACCACAAAACCTCACAGAAGATCAAAAAGCAGCAATTATCGACTACACCACTAAACTTTGTCTTGCACTCGATTGTCATGGTTTGTTGAACATCCAATTCATCATTCAAAATGACGAAGTTTACGTCATCGAAGTCAATCCGCGTGCTAGCCGGACAGTGCCATTCTTAAGTAAAGTTACTCAAATTCCAATGGCACAACTCGCAACCCAATTAATTTTAGGCAGCACCTTAGCTGAATTGAAGAGTCCAACAGGGTTGTTACCAGCAGGCCCACTCATCCACGTGAAAGCACCAGTCTTCTCATTCTCAAAACTAACCCGTGTTGATAGTCTCTTAGGGCCTGAAATGAAATCAACCGGTGAAGTGATGGGGACAGATGTCACGATGCAAAAAGCACTTTATAAAGCCTTTGAAGCTAGTGGCATGCATCTGCCAAGTCACGGCAACGTCTTAATGACAGTCACGAACCAAGATAAGGCCCAAGCACTTGCTTTGGCGAAACGCTTTAGAGAAGTTGGTTACCAAATCATCGCGACCCCGGGAACAACACAACAATTTAAAGCGGCGGGCATTCCAGTTCAACAAGTTGACAAGATCAACGCCACTTCAGGCGACTTACTCGACAAGATTAAAGCCGGCCATATCCAACTGGTCATCAATACAACTGGTTTAAACGAAGCCCCCCAAGTGGCTAAAGATAGTATTGTCATTCGCCAAACCGCTATTGAACACGGCATTCCATTATTAACATCTCTCGATACAACGGATGCCATCTTAACGGTCCTAGAATCACAATCACTCCTCACAAAACCACTCTAA
- a CDS encoding carbamoyl phosphate synthase small subunit, translating into MKRYLILEDGTVFSGFGFGAPTISTGEIVFNTGMSGYQETITDQSYNGQIIAFTYPLIGNYGVNRDDFESIKPTCKGVVVHEVPRLANNWRMNMSLDDFLKQKKIPGIWGIDTRALTRRLRDKGTMKASIVDAADDHAFDQLKALVLPKNQVQQVSTAKPYPSPATGRNIVVIDFGLKHSILRELSKRNCNLTVLPYNATAEEILSLDPDGVMLTNGPGDPEDVPEAIEMIRGIQGKLPIFGICLGHQLFALANGAKTYKMKFGHRGFNHPVREIATNRIDFTSQNHGFAVDADSIDPQQLLVTHVEINDHTVEGLRHRQYPAFSVQFHPDAAPGPHDAVHLFDEFIDMIDDFNRRQK; encoded by the coding sequence ATGAAACGTTATCTCATCTTAGAAGACGGCACCGTCTTTAGCGGTTTTGGCTTCGGTGCACCTACAATCTCAACCGGTGAAATTGTCTTTAATACCGGTATGAGTGGTTATCAAGAAACCATTACGGATCAATCCTACAACGGCCAAATTATTGCTTTTACATACCCATTAATCGGCAATTACGGTGTTAACCGCGATGATTTTGAATCAATCAAACCTACTTGTAAAGGGGTGGTCGTTCATGAAGTCCCACGCTTAGCTAATAACTGGCGGATGAACATGAGCCTTGACGACTTCTTAAAACAAAAGAAAATTCCCGGTATTTGGGGCATTGATACCCGCGCCTTAACGCGTCGCTTACGGGATAAAGGTACTATGAAGGCCAGCATCGTGGATGCCGCTGACGATCATGCCTTTGATCAATTAAAAGCCTTGGTATTACCTAAAAATCAAGTTCAACAAGTATCAACGGCTAAACCATATCCTAGTCCTGCGACCGGTCGCAATATCGTGGTTATCGACTTTGGATTGAAGCACAGTATTTTACGCGAATTATCAAAACGCAACTGTAATTTAACTGTCCTACCTTATAATGCCACCGCTGAAGAGATTCTCAGCCTCGATCCAGACGGCGTCATGTTAACCAATGGCCCTGGGGATCCAGAAGATGTTCCAGAAGCAATCGAAATGATTCGGGGCATTCAAGGGAAGCTACCAATCTTCGGGATTTGTCTTGGCCACCAATTATTCGCACTCGCTAACGGCGCTAAAACATACAAAATGAAGTTTGGTCACCGCGGCTTTAACCATCCCGTTCGCGAAATTGCCACTAACCGGATTGATTTCACGTCACAAAATCACGGTTTCGCCGTTGACGCAGACTCAATCGACCCACAACAACTATTAGTGACTCACGTTGAAATTAACGACCACACTGTCGAAGGACTCCGTCATCGTCAGTACCCAGCATTTTCCGTTCAGTTCCATCCAGACGCAGCACCTGGTCCACACGATGCTGTCCACCTATTTGATGAATTCATCGACATGATTGATGATTTTAATCGCCGCCAAAAATAG